The genomic segment GACCAGAACCTTCTCACGACCGGCGACCGACGGGTCGGCGGGGTTGAAGGCGAGGACGATGGCTGCGCTCACGTCGCTCTTGGCCAGTGCCTCGATGTTCTCCGGTCCAGACATTGATGCAGACAAAATACCTCTGCATCTTAAAAAAAACGATAACGAACCCTTATTTACTTTTCTTGAACAAATCATCAATGCCACCAAAGAACATGTTTGTGCTTATAAACCAAATATAGCTTTTTTTGAGGCATTAGGATTTTATGGGCTAGAGCTCTTGGAAGAAATTCTTGCAATAATTCCTGAACATATCCCGGTGATTTTAGATGTTAAAAGGGGAGATATCGGCAACACAGCAAAAAAATATGCAATTGCAGCCTTTGATGAGCTAAAGGTGGATGCGGTAACGCTTGCTCCATACATGGGGAGTGATTCCATTATTCCTTTCTTGGAATACAAAGACAAATATTCTTTTGTGCTTGTTTTAACCTCAAACAAAAGCTCCCAAGAGCTGGAAATGTTGAAAACCGAAAAAGGTACTTATTTGTTTCAAGAAACAGCGTCTTTAGTCAACAAATGGAATTCTGAGTATCATAACTGTGGCGCGGTAATGGGTGCCACAAACCCAGACCATTTCGGTTTAGTTGAAAATGATTTGAATGATAGCTTAATTCTTGTTCCAGGAATTGGAACGCAGGGTGGCAAGGTTTCTGATATTTTAACAAAAGAGAGAAAAAACAAGAAAAATTATTTATTTAACGTTTCCAGAGATATTATTTATGCCTCTAATGGTGAAGATTTTGCGACAATTGCTACTGAAAAAGCAATTTTTTATAAAAATGAAATAAATCAATATTTGTAAAATGAACGAAATCTTTGAATTACACAAAAACGGTAAAATTTCAGTAGAAAGTAAAATAAAAATAGATAACAGTCAAACTTTAGCTAAGGTTTATACTCCAGGTGTTGCTCAGGTTGTTAAACATATAAACCAAAACATTGAAGCAGTGAAAGAATTTACAATTATTGGCAATACTGTTGGTATGTTTACTGATGGAACCGCTGTTTTGGGGCTTGGTAATATGGGGCCAGAAGCAGCTATGCCTGTGATGGAAGGCAAGGCAATGATTTATAAAGCTTTTGCTGACATTAATGCTTACCCCTTGCTTTTAAATACAACGGATGTGGATAGAATTGTCGAGGCAATCACTGTGCTTTCTCCTTCCTTTGGACTTATTCATTTGGAAGATATCAGCGCACCAAACTGTTTCGAGATTTTTGATAAACTTGTGAAAAAGGTTAATATACCTGTTTTCCATGATGACCAATATGGAACAGCCATAATTGTTTTGGCAGGGTTAATTAACTCCATGAAAGTTACTAAGAGAGCACCAGCAACTAGTAGCGTTGTCATCAATGGAGCAGGCGCAGCTGGACTTGCTATTGCTAGACTTTTGTTTGCTTATGGATTTGAGAAAATAAGCCTCTGTGACAGTAAAGGAATCATTCATAAAAGCAGAAGAGATTTAAATAAATATAAAATTGAAGTTCTTGATTTAACTAACAATCAGGATACAGCTGGAACCTTAGCTGATGCAGTGACAGGCAAAGACATTTTTGTTGGAGTTTCTGTTGGGAATGCTCTAAAGCCTTCCATGGTTGAAGCAATGAATACTGAGCCCATAATCTTTGCCTTAGCTAATCCAGACCCTGAAATTCTTCCTTCAGATTTACCTACAAATTTTAATGGCATCATTGCCACTGGTCGAAGTGATTTCCCTAACCAAATAAACAATGCCATTGGCTATCCAGGATTTGTGAAAGCGATTTTAGTAAACAATATTAAAACCATTGAAATAAAACACTTTATTCAAGCAGCACAAGGCATTGCTGGTGTTCTAGCTGATTCTGAGTTAAAAAAAGATTATATAATCCCAGATGTATTTAACAAAAATATAGTTCCTTCTGTTTTACAAAGCTTTTAAATTTCAAGATTCATTAGATGTTTCACCTTTGGGCTGGAAATGTGTTATTCTTAAGAGATGGCTGACTTAATAGATAATTTCATTATTAAATTTGTTCATGTTTTATATGCAAGCATCAAAGATTTTAATAAGAATCGTTGTTTGTATTCTGCTTCTTCTTTGTCTTTCTTTTCTTTATCAACTTTTGTTCCTTTCTTAGCAATCTTAGTTGGCGTTGCTACTTATTTTAAATCTTTTAATCTCTTAAAAAACTTTTTATTAGTTAATTTTTCTATCCATCACGACTTAATATTGTTGGTTATCTCAAAACTGAATAAGTTTGTTAAAAACACTAATATGGGTTTAATTACCCTCATTGGTGTCTTTTTTATTGTGATGATGTTATTTAATATTTTTTTATCGTTAGAAGATACTTTTAATACAATCTGGAAAGCTGAACAAGGAAGGTCTTGGATCAATAAACTAATCTTTTATCCATTGTTAACACTTATCGGTCCTATTATTTTTATCATGGTGTTAAGTATTGGGATTACTTTTTTAGGTGCAGCTAAAAGTTTTTTATATTCTCACGAAATACTCAGTACAGTGCTTCCGATAATTCAAGGAAGCATATTTGTTAGTAACCTTGCCACTAAAATCATTCCTCATTTTGTTTTTTGGATAATTTTATTTAATTTATATATTTATTTGCCTAACGCAAAGGTGAAATTTCTCCCTGCATTAATTGGTTCTTTAGTTGCTACAGCATTGTTTATCGGGATTCAAACTCTGTACATATACTTACAGATTAACTTAACTCGGCACAACGCACTTTATGGTAGCTTTGCGATAATTCCTTTTTTATTATTATCAATACACTATAGCTGGGGGATAATTTTATATGGTTCTCAGTTAAGTTATTCTATTCAAAACCCTGAACAATAACTACCAACAACGACCATTAATCTTTTTGTTGCATTCCGTTTCACATTTATAACAAATCTCGTTAGTTAAAGCTTCCCCCTGTAAAAACTCATGAATGTTTTGATAAGTAACATCCGCGATATTACCCAAGGCTTCTTTAGTAAAAAACCCTTGGTGTGAAGTAATTAAAACATTAGGAAAAGAAATTAGTCTCATTAACACATCGTCTTGAATGACAGAGGAAGAAAAATCTTCGAAGAAATAA from the Candidatus Margulisiibacteriota bacterium genome contains:
- the pyrF gene encoding orotidine-5'-phosphate decarboxylase is translated as MFSGPDIDADKIPLHLKKNDNEPLFTFLEQIINATKEHVCAYKPNIAFFEALGFYGLELLEEILAIIPEHIPVILDVKRGDIGNTAKKYAIAAFDELKVDAVTLAPYMGSDSIIPFLEYKDKYSFVLVLTSNKSSQELEMLKTEKGTYLFQETASLVNKWNSEYHNCGAVMGATNPDHFGLVENDLNDSLILVPGIGTQGGKVSDILTKERKNKKNYLFNVSRDIIYASNGEDFATIATEKAIFYKNEINQYL
- a CDS encoding NAD-dependent malic enzyme — translated: MNEIFELHKNGKISVESKIKIDNSQTLAKVYTPGVAQVVKHINQNIEAVKEFTIIGNTVGMFTDGTAVLGLGNMGPEAAMPVMEGKAMIYKAFADINAYPLLLNTTDVDRIVEAITVLSPSFGLIHLEDISAPNCFEIFDKLVKKVNIPVFHDDQYGTAIIVLAGLINSMKVTKRAPATSSVVINGAGAAGLAIARLLFAYGFEKISLCDSKGIIHKSRRDLNKYKIEVLDLTNNQDTAGTLADAVTGKDIFVGVSVGNALKPSMVEAMNTEPIIFALANPDPEILPSDLPTNFNGIIATGRSDFPNQINNAIGYPGFVKAILVNNIKTIEIKHFIQAAQGIAGVLADSELKKDYIIPDVFNKNIVPSVLQSF
- a CDS encoding YihY/virulence factor BrkB family protein produces the protein MADLIDNFIIKFVHVLYASIKDFNKNRCLYSASSLSFFSLSTFVPFLAILVGVATYFKSFNLLKNFLLVNFSIHHDLILLVISKLNKFVKNTNMGLITLIGVFFIVMMLFNIFLSLEDTFNTIWKAEQGRSWINKLIFYPLLTLIGPIIFIMVLSIGITFLGAAKSFLYSHEILSTVLPIIQGSIFVSNLATKIIPHFVFWIILFNLYIYLPNAKVKFLPALIGSLVATALFIGIQTLYIYLQINLTRHNALYGSFAIIPFLLLSIHYSWGIILYGSQLSYSIQNPEQ